From a single Myxocyprinus asiaticus isolate MX2 ecotype Aquarium Trade chromosome 33, UBuf_Myxa_2, whole genome shotgun sequence genomic region:
- the LOC127423868 gene encoding B-cell linker protein-like produces MSFFGKLKTSVLHSGPPAPPRRTDNSSEYGWPEGEFDDEDTYEAPPCERPTIKVQPHQVEENVYLGYPDRTPNPVIPKRQAAPPPRPAKIPPIVKTTKPELSHDPEEFYIDPNDGKPPEVIRKDKPGKKAPPKRPPMRPPPVPQHDEDVYLDPNEGQDDDTYLEPAADCPPALRSPARMPVPRDPPPPIMKPPVPRAKSNSLLISESMNKVLPPEVKRSTLSGQLPPLALASKPVLPIIMPKEPKPSPPLPPSVDCSAPSFGIKSVTQPFAQEAGLQDREWFAGICDRKTAEETVLRFNKDGTFLVRCSNSQSGCQPYTLVVLFHHSVYNIPVRFLNDSHHYALGKEGKKTEELFVSLQEMISHHMKNPILLIDRKSQAKHTTYLSHPVRP; encoded by the exons atg AGTTTCTTTGGGAAGCTGAAAACATCTGTACT ACACAGTGGCCCACCAGCCCCACCCAGGAGAACAG ATAACAGTTCTGAATACGGCTGGCCAGAGGGAGAGTTT GATGATGAAGATACTTATGAAGCTCCACCATGTGAACGTCCCACTATAAAGGTCCAACCTCACCAAGTAGAGGAGAATGTTTACCTGG GCTACCCAGACAGAACACCAAATCCTGTTATTCCCAAAAGACAGGCAGCACCCCCGCCACGACCTGCCAAGATCCCCCCAATAGTCAAAACCACG AAGCCAGAGCTGTCACATGACCCAGAGGAGTTTTACATTGACCCCAATGATGGTAAAC CGCCTGAGGTAATACGTAAAGATAAACCTGGTAAGAAAGCTCCACCTAAGAGACCCCCGATGAGACCACCACCGGTCCCTCAACATGACGAAG ATGTTTATTTAGACCCAAATGAAGGACAG gATGATGACACATATCTGGAACCTGCTGCAG ATTGCCCTCCTGCCCTTCGAAGTCCTGCCCGTATGCCAGTTCCCagagaccctccacctccaat AATGAAGCCACCTGTTCCTAGAGCCAAATCT AATTCACTCTTGATCAGTGAAAGCATGAACAAAG TTTTACCACCAGAGGTCAAACGCTCCACACTCTCTGGCCAGTTGCCTCCTCTGGCACTAGCCAGCAAACCAGTTCTACCCATCATCATGCCCAAAGAACCCAAACCCAG TCCTCCGCTGCCTCCATCTGTGGACTGCTCAG CGCCCTCTTTTGGAATAAAGTCTGTCACACAACCTTTTGCCCAG GAGGCGGGGCTTCAGGACAGAGAGTGGTTTGCTGGTATTTGTGATCGCAAGACCGCAGAGGAAACAGTGCTCAGGTTTAACAAG GACGGCACATTTCTGGTGAGATGCAGTAATTCTCAGAGCGGCTGTCAGCCGTACACACTGGTCGTGCTCTTCCATCACAGCGTTTATAACATCCCTGTACGCTTCCTGAATGACTCGCATCACTACGCGCTGGGCAAAGAGGGCAAGAAGACTGAAGAG ctGTTTGTCAGTTTGCAGGAGATGATCTCACATCATATGAAGAACCCCATTTTACTGATTGACCGCAAGAGTCAAGCCAAACACACCACCTACCTCTCACACCCCGTCCGACCCTAA